In one Chryseobacterium camelliae genomic region, the following are encoded:
- the idi gene encoding isopentenyl-diphosphate Delta-isomerase, translated as MEEFVVLVNPEDQVLGLMEKQQAHINGLLHRAFSVFLFNDKGEMLLQKRASEKYHSPNQWTNAVCSHPRNGETYLEGAKRRVKEELGIEVDLSEKFHFIYKADVGGNLWEHELDHVFTGFYNSDFALNKEEVEEVRYISMEDLDKEIAENPGAFTEWFKIILEEYKHYF; from the coding sequence ATGGAAGAATTTGTAGTTTTAGTAAATCCTGAAGACCAAGTTTTAGGATTGATGGAAAAACAGCAGGCTCATATTAATGGCCTTTTACATCGTGCTTTCTCCGTGTTTTTATTCAATGATAAAGGTGAGATGCTTTTGCAAAAAAGGGCATCGGAAAAATATCATTCTCCCAACCAGTGGACGAATGCAGTATGTTCGCACCCGAGAAACGGAGAAACTTACCTGGAAGGAGCCAAAAGAAGAGTGAAAGAAGAACTGGGAATAGAAGTGGATCTTTCAGAAAAATTCCATTTTATTTATAAAGCAGATGTAGGGGGAAATCTTTGGGAACATGAATTAGACCATGTGTTTACCGGTTTTTATAATTCGGATTTTGCTCTTAACAAAGAAGAAGTGGAAGAAGTAAGATATATTTCCATGGAGGATCTGGATAAGGAAATCGCAGAAAATCCCGGAGCTTTTACAGAATGGTTCAAAATTATTTTAGAAGAATATAA
- a CDS encoding Pr6Pr family membrane protein, translating into MTQRILSLLFALIGWFAIITQYDLMLKNTQVSFEKTIIRFFSFFTILTNIIVAVYFTLQTVNSSKIKKPGILTAITVYILIVGLIYQIILRSTWNPTGLQKIVDELLHTVIPVLVLIYWYLYENKSGLNYKQIPQWAVYPLLYLFYILTRGHFSGFYPYPFVNVADLGYTKVLINSFWILVFFMAISILFVRVGKALIK; encoded by the coding sequence ATGACCCAAAGAATTTTATCTTTACTGTTTGCTTTAATCGGCTGGTTTGCGATAATTACCCAATATGATTTGATGCTGAAAAACACTCAGGTTTCTTTTGAGAAAACTATAATCAGATTTTTTAGTTTTTTTACGATCCTCACTAATATAATTGTTGCTGTATATTTCACACTTCAGACTGTAAATTCTTCAAAAATTAAAAAGCCAGGAATATTAACTGCAATCACTGTTTATATTTTAATTGTAGGGTTAATTTACCAGATTATTCTTCGTTCCACTTGGAATCCAACAGGTCTACAAAAAATAGTTGATGAGCTTCTGCATACGGTCATTCCGGTTCTTGTACTCATCTATTGGTATTTGTATGAAAACAAAAGCGGCTTGAACTACAAACAAATTCCTCAATGGGCAGTTTATCCTCTGCTTTATCTTTTTTATATTTTAACAAGAGGACATTTCTCTGGTTTTTATCCTTATCCGTTTGTAAACGTTGCTGATCTTGGTTATACTAAAGTATTAATCAACTCTTTCTGGATTCTTGTTTTCTTCATGGCAATATCCATACTTTTCGTTCGTGTTGGAAAAGCTTTGATTAAATGA
- a CDS encoding phosphoheptose isomerase, translating to MELEYKDHMSPILKDGIKNYLIDIDGTITDDVPNEEPERMVTCEPFPDALETINRWYEEGHQICFFTSRTENLKQITIDWLDKHGFKYHSVLCGKPRGGNYHWIDNHLVRATRYKGKFTDLVEKQVTIEVFKED from the coding sequence ATGGAGCTAGAATACAAAGATCACATGAGTCCGATTCTAAAGGACGGCATAAAAAATTATCTCATTGATATAGACGGAACGATTACGGATGATGTTCCCAACGAAGAGCCGGAAAGAATGGTTACCTGTGAGCCTTTTCCCGATGCTTTGGAAACCATCAACAGATGGTATGAGGAAGGGCACCAGATTTGTTTTTTCACTTCAAGAACCGAAAATTTAAAACAAATTACCATCGACTGGCTGGATAAACATGGTTTTAAATATCACAGTGTACTGTGTGGAAAACCGAGAGGAGGAAATTATCATTGGATAGATAATCATTTGGTGAGAGCTACAAGATATAAAGGTAAATTTACAGACCTTGTGGAGAAACAAGTGACTATTGAAGTTTTTAAAGAAGATTAA
- a CDS encoding D-2-hydroxyacid dehydrogenase, with amino-acid sequence MKVLANDGLDQSGIDALTEKGFEVITTKVAQEFLVDYINEHNVRTLLVRSATQVRKDIIDHCPSLEIIGRGGVGMDNIDVEYAREKGIHVINTPSASSESVAELVFAHLFSGARFLQDSNRKMPLIGDTEFAGLKKAYAAGIELKGKTIGIIGMGRIGQEVAKIALGLGMRVIAADNNIGKASIKVKFYNNQFINVDIETEPLQDVLKHSDFITLHVPAQKEGYMIGKSEFEIMKDGVAVVNCSRGGVIDEEALIEALDSGKVRFAGLDVFINEPTPSKKILNHSKISLSPHTGASTLEAQDRIGLSLAEQISSILQIN; translated from the coding sequence ATGAAAGTTTTAGCAAACGATGGCTTAGATCAATCTGGGATTGATGCATTAACGGAGAAGGGATTTGAAGTTATTACTACAAAAGTAGCACAGGAATTTTTGGTAGATTATATTAATGAGCATAATGTTCGTACGCTTTTGGTGCGAAGTGCCACACAGGTGAGAAAAGATATTATTGATCATTGCCCGTCTTTGGAGATTATTGGAAGAGGAGGAGTAGGAATGGATAATATTGATGTAGAGTATGCAAGAGAAAAAGGTATTCATGTGATCAATACCCCTTCAGCTTCATCGGAATCGGTAGCAGAATTGGTTTTTGCCCACTTGTTTTCGGGAGCGAGATTTCTACAGGATTCCAACAGAAAAATGCCTTTAATCGGAGATACTGAATTTGCCGGTTTGAAAAAAGCTTATGCTGCAGGTATCGAATTAAAAGGAAAAACCATCGGTATTATAGGAATGGGAAGAATCGGTCAGGAAGTTGCCAAAATTGCTTTAGGTCTTGGAATGAGAGTGATTGCTGCTGATAATAATATAGGGAAGGCAAGTATTAAAGTAAAGTTCTACAACAACCAGTTTATCAATGTTGATATTGAAACTGAGCCTTTACAGGATGTCTTAAAGCATTCAGATTTTATCACCCTTCATGTTCCTGCTCAAAAAGAAGGCTATATGATCGGTAAAAGCGAATTTGAAATAATGAAAGACGGAGTTGCCGTTGTCAACTGCTCAAGAGGAGGAGTGATTGATGAAGAAGCTTTAATTGAAGCCTTAGATTCAGGAAAAGTGAGGTTTGCTGGGTTGGACGTTTTCATTAATGAACCGACTCCTTCAAAAAAGATATTGAATCATTCAAAAATCTCCCTATCACCGCATACAGGCGCTTCTACTTTGGAAGCGCAGGATAGAATAGGGCTTTCTCTGGCAGAGCAGATTTCCAGTATTCTGCAGATTAATTAA
- the mscL gene encoding large-conductance mechanosensitive channel protein MscL yields the protein MGFLKEFKEFAVKGNVVDLAVGVVIGGAFGKIVTSLVEDIITPAILTPTLEKLQLNNLAELVIPGTAIKYGMFISAAISFIVVAFALFVMIKGINKLKKEAPAEAPAGPTEDQKLLMEIRDLLKAKNS from the coding sequence ATGGGATTTTTAAAAGAATTTAAAGAGTTTGCCGTTAAAGGGAATGTGGTAGATCTAGCTGTCGGTGTAGTTATTGGAGGGGCTTTTGGTAAAATTGTCACCTCTTTGGTAGAAGATATTATTACTCCGGCTATTTTAACGCCTACATTGGAAAAATTACAGTTGAACAACCTTGCTGAATTAGTCATTCCGGGTACAGCCATCAAATACGGAATGTTTATTTCTGCTGCGATTTCGTTTATTGTAGTCGCTTTTGCATTATTCGTAATGATTAAAGGAATCAACAAACTGAAAAAAGAAGCTCCGGCTGAAGCTCCTGCAGGACCTACGGAAGATCAAAAATTATTAATGGAAATCAGGGACTTGCTGAAAGCCAAAAATTCATAA